Proteins encoded together in one Oryzias latipes chromosome 11, ASM223467v1 window:
- the LOC101161170 gene encoding apolipoprotein A-IV: MKLLVVLALISVCSANLIWPDPPKSNLDVVKEAFWDYVAKATQTAEDSLQQIRQSDLGQDLNSKISQSTDTVNQYFASLQAQAAPVTQDVISRITQEAEQLKIRLDKDLSAVSDKLQPQAEELVAQLHSRVEELKREVSPLAEAMNPEALKAVLLQKSQELKGQLEKGLSQLHVQATPYTQEMREKMEQSLEDFQKNMVPLTQTFEIQLNQKAQEIQQRLLQSGEELRARLDSGAQDLQTQLTALWESFTQKTQ; the protein is encoded by the exons ATGAAGCTGCTGGTGGTCCTCGCTCTCATCTCTG TTTGCAGTGCAAACCTCATCTGGCCTGATCCCCCCAAGAGCAATCTGGATGTGGTGAAGGAGGCTTTCTGGGACTATGTTGCCAAGGCGACGCAGACTGCTGAGGACTCTCTGCAGCAGATCCGACAGTCGGATCTTGGCCAGGACCTGAA CTCCAAAATCTCTCAGAGCACCGACACCGTGAACCAGTACTTCGCCTCTCTGCAAGCGCAGGCGGCTCCTGTGACCCAGGATGTGATCAGCCGCATCACCCAGGAGGCCGAGCAGTTGAAGATCCGTCTGGACAAAGATCTGAGTGCGGTGAGCGACAAGCTGCAGCCTCAAGCCGAGGAGCTGGTGGCTCAGCTCCACAGTCGggtggaggagctgaagagggAGGTCAGCCCCCTGGCCGAGGCCATGAACCCTGAGGCGCTGAAGGCCGTCCTGCTGCAGAAAAGCCAGGAGCTGAAGGGCCAGCTGGAGAAGGGCCTGAGCCAGCTGCACGTCCAGGCCACCCCCTACACCCAGGAGATGAGGGAGAAGATGGAGCAGAGCCTGGAGGACTTTCAGAAAAACATGGTGCCCCTGACCCAAACCTTTGAGATCCAGCTGAACCAGAAGGCCCAGGAGATCCAGCAGAGGCTGCTGCAGAGCGGAGAGGAGCTGAGGGCCAGGCTTGACTCCGGCGCTCAGGACCTGCAGACTCAGCTGACGGCTCTGTGGGAGTCCTTCACCCAGAAGACCCAGTGA
- the LOC101166399 gene encoding apolipoprotein Eb yields the protein MRVFAVILALAVLSGCHSRTVPLEDLKNTWEVTVEKFQDYITDLNTKADGVLENIRSSQISRELETLIQDSMSELSMYKDDLETKLHPFTQQRAERLRQDLQLMADKLREHMKEAREQVDRYVQELQTMMEQNADDVKLRVSTYSRKLKKRLTKDTQEIKRYVSEYFEELHSRTSENVEELKARLDPYFSQVRDNAQAKISTLNELLQSQIENVKTRMQTTHEDVKERVKVAAEELRSGVETRMQELRNWFQPYVSMVRESL from the exons ATGAGGGTTTTTGCTGTGATCCTCGCTCTGGCTGTCCTCTCAG GGTGCCACAGCCGCACTGTGCCTCTGGAGGACCTGAAGAACACGTGGGAGGTGACTGTGGAGAAGTTCCAGGATTACATCACAGACCTGAACACGAAGGCTGATGGCGTGCTGGAGAACATCAGGAGCTCTCAGATCAGCAGAGAGCTGGA GACCCTGATCCAGGACAGCATGTCAGAGCTGTCCATGTACAAAGACGACCTGGAGACCAAGCTGCACCCCTTCACCCAGCAGAGAGCGGAGCGCCTGAGACAGGACCTGCAGCTGATGGCGGACAAACTGCGCGAGCACATGAAGGAGGCGCGCGAGCAGGTGGACCGCTACGTCCAGGAGCTGCAGACCATGATGGAGCAGAACGCCGACGACGTCAAGCTCAGGGTGTCCACCTACAGCCGCAAGCTGAAGAAGCGCCTCACCAAGGACACACAGGAGATCAagag GTACGTCAGCGAATACTTTGAGGAGCTCCACTCTCGCACCTCAGAGAACGTGGAGGAGCTGAAAGCCCGCCTGGATCCGTACTTCTCTCAGGTCCGAGACAACGCCCAGGCCAAGATCTCCACCCTGAATGAGCTGCTCCAGTCCCAGATTGAGAACGTGAAGACCAGGATGCAGACCACCCATGAGGATGTGAAGGAGCGCGTGAAGGTCGCCGCCGAGGAACTGCGCTCCGGTGTGGAGACTAGGATGCAGGAGCTGCGCAATTGGTTCCAGCCCTACGTGTCCATGGTCAGGGAGAGCCTGTAG